Proteins co-encoded in one Plasmodium coatneyi strain Hackeri chromosome 7, complete sequence genomic window:
- a CDS encoding TBC domain containing protein — MIVGKNFWDEEKDAPILKRNGNYINKENCEYVCKRAEHFYKIMLSYIKEDINVEIREDCNDKEILRIIKLDAERTFNKEENRSLLIEVLQSIYPITNDYHQGISFISSFLLLFLEPREVVKIITGLHRYYLPGYFKAMPKAYVRDSRVFLSILNHFHPNLYEHIKNLITPEAFVSKWFIGLNVHVLTFESLMLFFEHLLKEGEIFLFKYSIALCRTLEQEIMNTNDVSKLLALLRLDQKLFPNDYKKSDAQKIGDFFLNIIEASLKVDMTNIDLDKLREEACEQMRLEEERRKQIEMERLLTDDEIIFSDEEEEEDDLDDDDKGDSDVTRSEKGNKSDHEDTLEKSLHVEINKLQLDEANKVKPEDAKEKAISSGEAQKSENKDMEKRECEEADCI, encoded by the coding sequence ATGATCGTGGGCAAAAATTTCTGGGATGAGGAGAAGGACGCGCCTATTCTGAAGCGAAATGGAAATTACATTAATAAGGAAAACTGTGAATATGTATGCAAGCGTGCAGAACATTTCTACAAAATAATGTTAAGTTACATTAAGGAGGACATTAATGTGGAAATTCGAGAAGATTGTAATGATAAGGAGATTCTGAGGATAATAAAATTAGACGCTGAAAGGACTTTtaacaaggaagaaaatagatCATTACTAATCGAAGTGCTACAGTCCATTTATCCAATAACGAATGATTACCACCAAGGCATATCATTtatctcttcatttttattgcTTTTCTTAGAACCAAGAGAAGtggtaaaaattattaccgGTTTACACAGATATTACTTACCAGGGTATTTTAAGGCAATGCCCAAGGCATACGTGAGGGATTCTCGTGTGTTCTTAAGTATATTAAATCACTTCCATCCAAatttatatgaacatataaaaaatttaataactCCCGAAGCTTTCGTTTCTAAGTGGTTCATTGGGCTCAATGTGCACGTCTTGACATTCGAATCGCTTATGTTATTTTTCGAGCATTTGctgaaagaaggagaaatatttttgtttaaatataGTATTGCTTTGTGCAGAACTTTGGAACAAGAAATTATGAATACAAATGATGTTTCCAAACTTCTAGCGCTGTTGCGATTAGACCAGAAACTTTTCCCCAATGATTATAAAAAGTCCGACGCGCAGAAAATtggagatttttttttaaacattatTGAAGCTTCGTTAAAAGTAGACATGACAAACATCGACTTGGACAAATTGAGGGAAGAAGCATGTGAGCAGATGAGGCTGGAGGAggagaggaggaagcaaattGAGATGGAGCGTCTTTTAACAGATGacgaaattattttttccgatgaggaggaggaggaagacgatttagatgatgatgacaaaGGCGATTCAGACGTGACGCGGAGCGAGAAGGGGAACAAATCGGACCACGAGGATACTTTGGAAAAATCGCTTCATGTGGAGATCAACAAATTGCAGCTTGACGAGGCCAACAAGGTCAAACCAGAAGACGCAAAGGAGAAAGCAATTTCGAGTGGAGAGGCCCAAAAAAGTGAGAACAAGgacatggaaaaaagggagtgtGAAGAGGCGGACTGCATTTAA
- a CDS encoding Tubulin alpha chain, protein MREVISIHVGQAGIQVGNACWELFCLEHGIQPDGQMPSDKAARANDDAFNTFFSETGAGKHVPRCVFVDLEPTVVDEVRTGTYRQLFHPEQLISGKEDAANNFARGHYTIGKEVIDVCLDRIRKLADNCTGLQGFLMFSAVGGGTGSGFGCLMLERLSVDYGKKSKLNFCCWPSPQVSTAVVEPYNSVLSTHSLLEHTDVAIMLDNEAIYDICKKNLDIERPTYTNLNRLIAQVISSLTASLRFDGALNVDVTEFQTNLVPYPRIHFMLSSYAPVVSAEKAYHEQLSVSEITNSAFEPANMMAKCDPRHGKYMACCLMYRGDVVPKDVNAAVATIKTKRTIQFVDWCPTGFKCGINYQPPTVVPGGDLAKVMRAVCMISNSTAIAEVFSRMDQKFDLMYAKRAFVHWYVGEGMEEGEFSEAREDLAALEKDYEEVGIETNEGEGEDEGYEAEY, encoded by the exons atgagaGAAGTAATAAGTATTCATGTAGGACAAGCTGGTATTCAAGTTGGAAATGCTTGCTG GGAACTGTTTTGCCTGGAACATGGAATACAACCGGATGGTCAAATGCCCTCGGACAAAGCTGCCAGAGCAAACGATGATGCTTTTAATACCTTTTTTTCAGAAACGGGTGCAGGAAAACAC gtcCCGCGTTGCGTCTTCGTCGACCTAGAGCCAACCGTTGTAGATGAAGTGAGAACAGGAACATATCGTCAGCTGTTTCACCCAGAGCAATTAATATCAGGAAAGGAAGATGCCGCAAACAATTTCGCAAGGGGTCACTACACCATAGGAAAGGAAGTCATAGATGTGTGCTTAGACAGAATTAGAAAGCTAGCCGATAACTGTACGGGTCTACAAGGTTTCTTAATGTTTAGTGCTGTTGGTGGTGGTACCGGAAGTGGTTTTGGCTGTTTAATGCTAGAAAGATTATCAGTTGATTATGGAAAGAAATCGAAGCTGAACTTTTGCTGCTGGCCTTCACCTCAAGTGTCCACAGCTGTGGTGGAACCATACAACTCGGTTTTATCGACCCACTCTCTACTAGAACACACCGATGTGGCGATCATGTTAGACAATGAAGCTATCTACgacatatgtaaaaaaaactTGGACATCGAAAGGCCCACCTATACAAACTTAAACAGACTAATAGCTCAGGTCATATCATCGTTGACGGCTTCTCTACGATTTGATGGTGCCCTAAATGTGGACGTTACGGAGTTTCAGACAAACTTAGTGCCTTACCCACGTATCCACTTTATGTTGTCCTCATATGCTCCAGTTGTTAGTGCGGAGAAGGCATACCATGAGCAGCTATCCGTGTCAGAAATTACCAATTCGGCGTTTGAACCAGCAAATATGATGGCTAAATGTGACCCCCGTCATGGAAAGTACATGGCTTGTTGTTTAATGTATAGAGGTGATGTCGTGCCCAAGGATGTCAACGCAGCTGTTGCGACTATTAAGACGAAAAGAACAATTCAGTTTGTTGACTGGTGCCCAACTGGATTCAAGTGTGGTATTAATTACCAACCACCAACTGTTGTTCCTGGGGGTGATTTAGCGAAAGTGATGAGAGCCGTCTGCATGATAAGTAACTCCACCGCAATTGCTGAAGTGTTCTCTCGAATGGATCAGAAATTTGACCTCATGTATGCTAAGAGAGCATTTGTCCACTGGTACGTTGGAGAAGGTATGGAAGAGGGAGAGTTTAGTGAAGCCAGAGAAGATTTGGCTGCTTTGGAAAAAGATTACGAAGAGGTCGGTATTGAGACCAACGagggagaaggggaagacgaaGGATACGAAGCGGAATATTAG